GGCTACGCCCTGTGGCGGCGCGCGGACGGCCGTACGACGGTACGGGAGTCCGGCGCCTGGTCCGCGGCCGCGGCCTGGGCGGATCCCGGGCGGCTGGCCGTGGCCTCCGGGCGGCGCGCCCTCGTACTGGACGCGGACGGCGAGGAGTTGTGGTCCACCGACCCCGCCGCGTCCACGGTCACCGACCTGGCCTGGATGCGGCAGGGGCGGCGGCTCGCGGTGGCCGCCTACGGCGCCGTGCACGGCCACGAGCGGCACACGCCGAAGCCGGTGGTGACGTACCCCTATGTCGGCTCGCACCTCGCGCTCGCCGTCGCACCCACCGGGAAGTGGATCTGCAGCGGCAACCAGGACGCCTCCATCCACATATGGCGCACCCGGGACGGCGGAGAACTGACCATGTCCGGCTATCGGGAGAAGGTCTCCCGCCTCGCCTTCGACGACACCGGCTTCTGGCTGGCAGCCGACGGCGCACCGGACGTGACCGTGTGGGACTTCTCCGGCAAGGGACCGGCGGGCACCGCACCGCGCTCCCTGCGCTGCCACGAGACGGTCACGGCTCTGGCCTGGCGTCCGGGCAACGGAGGCCACCTGGCCAGCGGCGGCGCCGACGGCACGGTGGCGCTGTGGTACGCGACCGCCGGACGTCCGCAGCAACTCCTGAGCCCCGCACGCGAGTCGACTGGGGACGCGGCCGTCGCGGCGCTGGCCTGGGCCGGATCGCACCTGCTGATCGCCGCCTACCGGGACGGCCGGGTCCGGGCGTACGGGGTGCCCTCCAGGACCGCCCTGTGAGCCCGCGTTCGGTGACCGTCGGCGCTGCGCGCGCACGCCCCTGCACGCTCGTCGTCTGCCGGGGCTGCTGCTGCGGCAACCCGCGCAAGCATCCTGACACCGACCACTCCTGGCAGCTGGACCGGCTGCGCGCCGCAGCGGCCGAGCACGGCTTCCAGGCCCGTACGACGGACTGCCTCGGCCCCTGCGACCAGGCCAACGTCATCGTCGTCCAGCCTTCCGCCGCCGGGCGCCGGGCCGGCGGCCGGGCGACCTGGATCGGCTTCGCCATGGACGACGACGTCACGGACGACGTCCTGCGCTGGGCCGCCGACGGCGGTCCCGGGACGGCGCAGCCCCCGGCCACACTGGAACTGCAGTTCATCCGCCCACCGCGCGAGGCACGGCTCCGTGCACGCCGGTGATCCGGTCCCTCCCGGCGACGCCGTGGGCGGCCGCGACGTCATCGCGGCCGCCCGCCTCGACGAGTCGACCGCCGTCTCGGTCGCTGCCACACTCCAGGCGCTGGCCACGCCCTCCCGACTGCTGATCCTCACCGCCCTGCGCCGGTCCGCGTACTCGGTCACCGAACTCGCCACCGCCGTGGGAATGGAGCAGTCCGCGGTCTCCCACCAGCTGCGGCTGCTGCGCGCCCTGGGCCTGGTCACCGGGCAGCGTGACGGCCGCCGTATCGTCTACCGCCTCTACGACGACCACGTGGCGCAGCTCCTCGACCAGGCGGTCCACCACATCGAGCATCTACGGCTCGGCGTGCGGGACCCCGGCTGACCAGCACATCCATCGGACTGACCGTCGAGGAGCGGGCCGGGAAAATCGCCGCCGTCTCCGGATTCGCCGCGGTGGAGCATGGCTGGAACAGAGCGCGGGCACCCTCCCGGGCCTCGACGACGACACCGCCGTCCTGGTCCACCGGCTCGTCTGGAAGGCTGATCCCATGACGGTGCCAAACTCCCCCGAGTTCCTGCAGATAACCCGGCCGCACGAGATCACGCCGGACCTGAGACGACAGCTGGTCGGCTGCTGGGAAGCCGTCATCAACGCGGGCGGCGCGGTGATCGCGCCCGGGATTCCCCTGCCTCCGGTCAGCGTGCGGGACGTCGCTCCGGCGGCGGAACGGCTCATCGCCGGACTCGATCCGGAGCGCGGCCGGCTGCTCGTCGCCACCGTGGACGGAGCGCTCGCGGGCTGGCTGATCATTCGTCGGGACCTTCATCCCCTGGTCGCGCACTGCGGGGTGGTCAACCACGTCCAGACGCACCCTCACTTCCGTCGAAGGGGAATCGGCACCGCCCTCATGACCCGCGTCCGGGAGATCGCCGTCGAGGACATGAAACTGGAGCGGCTGCAGCTCAGTGCGCGAGAAGGACTCGGCCTGGAGCACTTCTACCGGAGCCTGGGATGGACGGAGGTGGGCCGCTGGCCAGGTGCGCTGCGTGTGGCCCCTGGCGACGACCGTGACGACATCCTGATGAGCCTCACTCTCTGAACTCGCGCACGCGCTCCTTCCGTTCGGGGACATGACGTGGTCGGCCGTGCCGGGCGGCAGGTCGCGGCAGTGGCTCCAGCGGGCGACGGCGCAGGCCTGGCGCGGTGACAGACCGGAGCGGCAGGCGCCTGCGCATCGCCGCGCGGACGAGAGCAGGGAAGCCGTCGAGCGCGGAGGCAGCCCCGTGCACCAGGACCAGGGCGGCCGCGGGCGGCCGGCCCCTCATCGTGGCTGCGCGGGTGGTGCGTCCGGGCTGCGGAGCTTTCGTAGGTCTCCTCCCATTCTCCTGCGCCCATCCCGTACTTCCCTGACCGAGCGAGTGGAGTGACACGACCACCCTTCCCCAAGCCGCCCCCGCGCGTGTCGACCTGACCGCACTCGCCGACCTCGTCACCACGTGGGCGATCAGGGTCGCGGCGACACCGTGCGCACCGGGGAGCCCGCCTAATCCTCTGGTGCACGGCAGGTCACTGTGGCAGGACACCATGGAGGACTGCGAACTCGCCCGTTCCTACGCCGACTTGATGGCCGCGCACACGCGGTTCGCGGCACCGGAGGTCGTCGCGGCCCACGCCTGGCCCGAGCGCGGGCACGTGGTCGACGTCGGCGGCGGCTCCGGGTCCCTGCTCACCTGGGTGCTGGACGCCCCCCGGCAGTTGGACGACCTGGTGTCCCGCGCCGGGCTGGGGGTCACCGGCCGTCGCGTCACCGGGACCGGCATCCACCTGGTGAGCTGCGCGCCCGCCGGGTGACGGACGGACATACGGCGGTGGGCGGCACGGTTCCCCACCGTGCCGCCGGTCGCCGGGTTTCCCCGCGTTTCTAGGAGCGCGCCGCCAGACGCCACCCGCTCGCCCGTTCCCGCTCGCCCCAGAACGCCGCGTACCGGCCGCCGAGCGCGAGCAGTTCCT
The genomic region above belongs to Streptomyces coeruleorubidus and contains:
- a CDS encoding WD40 repeat domain-containing protein, which produces MSTTVDSGLTVAWDITVDDAPVALSTRGDLAAVAGAEGTVRALDAATGAEMGALELPGGALSVDLAPDTGHLAVTGPMGYALWRRADGRTTVRESGAWSAAAAWADPGRLAVASGRRALVLDADGEELWSTDPAASTVTDLAWMRQGRRLAVAAYGAVHGHERHTPKPVVTYPYVGSHLALAVAPTGKWICSGNQDASIHIWRTRDGGELTMSGYREKVSRLAFDDTGFWLAADGAPDVTVWDFSGKGPAGTAPRSLRCHETVTALAWRPGNGGHLASGGADGTVALWYATAGRPQQLLSPARESTGDAAVAALAWAGSHLLIAAYRDGRVRAYGVPSRTAL
- a CDS encoding (2Fe-2S) ferredoxin domain-containing protein, producing the protein MSPRSVTVGAARARPCTLVVCRGCCCGNPRKHPDTDHSWQLDRLRAAAAEHGFQARTTDCLGPCDQANVIVVQPSAAGRRAGGRATWIGFAMDDDVTDDVLRWAADGGPGTAQPPATLELQFIRPPREARLRARR
- a CDS encoding ArsR/SmtB family transcription factor — protein: MHAGDPVPPGDAVGGRDVIAAARLDESTAVSVAATLQALATPSRLLILTALRRSAYSVTELATAVGMEQSAVSHQLRLLRALGLVTGQRDGRRIVYRLYDDHVAQLLDQAVHHIEHLRLGVRDPG
- a CDS encoding GNAT family N-acetyltransferase yields the protein MTVPNSPEFLQITRPHEITPDLRRQLVGCWEAVINAGGAVIAPGIPLPPVSVRDVAPAAERLIAGLDPERGRLLVATVDGALAGWLIIRRDLHPLVAHCGVVNHVQTHPHFRRRGIGTALMTRVREIAVEDMKLERLQLSAREGLGLEHFYRSLGWTEVGRWPGALRVAPGDDRDDILMSLTL
- a CDS encoding methyltransferase, with product MHGRSLWQDTMEDCELARSYADLMAAHTRFAAPEVVAAHAWPERGHVVDVGGGSGSLLTWVLDAPRQLDDLVSRAGLGVTGRRVTGTGIHLVSCAPAG